Proteins from a genomic interval of Asticcacaulis sp. AND118:
- a CDS encoding Rrf2 family transcriptional regulator yields MRLSTKGRYAVMAMTDLALNAQGKPISLSEISERQQISLSYLEQLFARLRKAGLVKSARGPGGGYTLARASDALFVSEIVLAVDEPIKATRCALTSNKLGANKRLSKESAAQEIGCMPGGQRCLTHNLWEDLGFAIHDYLSTVSLNDVVHKRTRKRVTIENRFPAEIARELA; encoded by the coding sequence ATGAGATTATCGACCAAGGGACGTTACGCCGTCATGGCCATGACGGATCTGGCGCTGAATGCCCAGGGCAAGCCGATTTCCCTGTCCGAAATCTCAGAGCGTCAGCAAATCTCCCTGTCCTATCTCGAACAACTCTTCGCCCGCCTGCGTAAGGCCGGGCTGGTCAAGAGCGCGCGTGGACCCGGCGGCGGCTATACGCTGGCGCGCGCGTCCGACGCCCTGTTCGTGTCGGAAATCGTGCTGGCGGTCGATGAGCCGATCAAGGCGACGCGCTGCGCCCTGACCTCGAACAAGCTGGGGGCCAACAAGCGCCTGTCCAAGGAAAGCGCGGCGCAGGAGATCGGCTGCATGCCGGGCGGTCAGCGCTGCCTGACGCACAATCTGTGGGAAGATCTGGGCTTCGCCATCCACGACTATCTGTCGACCGTGTCGCTCAACGACGTGGTGCATAAGCGCACGCGCAAGCGGGTAACGATCGAAAACCGCTTCCCGGCCGAGATCGCGAGGGAACTCGCCTGA
- a CDS encoding alpha/beta hydrolase, with translation MPEVILAGAAGRIEARYTAGKTDNAPIALILHPHPKAGGHMNNPVTAQLFHLFMTRGFSVLRFNFRGVGKSQGEFDSGIGELADAATALDWLQAKNPTASQFWVAGYNFGAYIGMQLLMRRPETDGFISVSPPANAYDFSFLAPCPASGLFINGSADSVVPPSEVERVVAKLRTQKGITIAHEVVEGAGHFWAEQLPEIERRVGGYLDRRLAGELE, from the coding sequence ATGCCTGAAGTGATCCTCGCCGGCGCCGCCGGTCGAATCGAGGCCCGATACACCGCCGGTAAGACGGACAACGCTCCCATCGCCCTGATCCTTCACCCCCACCCCAAGGCGGGCGGGCATATGAACAACCCGGTGACGGCGCAACTGTTCCACCTGTTCATGACGCGCGGCTTTTCGGTGCTGCGCTTCAACTTCCGCGGCGTCGGCAAGTCGCAGGGCGAATTCGATTCCGGCATCGGTGAACTGGCGGATGCCGCGACCGCACTCGACTGGCTGCAGGCCAAGAACCCGACCGCGTCGCAATTCTGGGTCGCCGGCTATAATTTCGGGGCCTATATCGGCATGCAGTTGCTGATGCGCCGCCCGGAAACCGACGGCTTCATCTCGGTATCGCCACCGGCCAACGCCTATGATTTCAGCTTTCTGGCCCCCTGCCCGGCCTCGGGCCTGTTCATCAACGGCTCGGCCGACTCGGTCGTGCCGCCGTCGGAAGTCGAGCGCGTGGTGGCCAAGTTGCGCACGCAGAAGGGCATCACCATCGCCCACGAAGTCGTCGAAGGCGCGGGGCACTTCTGGGCCGAGCAACTGCCCGAAATCGAACGCCGTGTGGGGGGCTATCTCGACCGCCGTCTGGCCGGCGAACTGGAATAG